In Mycolicibacter virginiensis, the DNA window GCGCCGGTTTCTTGATCGCGATTGGCTTGGGTCAGGCCCAGCTGGAGCCGACCGAGGCGTCGGTGTTGGCCATGTTGTTACCGGCCGACTGCACCTTCTGACCGTGGCTGTTGGCCTGCTCGTAGATCACCGCGAAGTTGCGACCCAACTGCGCCACAAACTCCTGGCACGCCACCGAACCCGCACCACCCCAGAAATCACCGGCAGCCAGCACATCGTGCACGATCGCCTGGTGCTCAGCCTCCAACGACGCAGCCTGAGCACGAATCAACGCACCGTGCGCATCCACATCACCGAACTGGTAGTTAATCGACATGGTCGTGGTACTCCTTCTAGCTCGACAGGATCTGCTGAGAAGCAGCTTCCTGCTGCTCGTAGTGGTTAGCGTCGCGAATCAGACCATCACGCACACCGTGCAGCATGTTCACGATGTTGCGAAACGCCGTCTGCATCTGACCCATGGTGTCCATCGAAGTCCGCTCCGCCAGACCACCCCAACCAGCACCAGAGATGTTGGTCGACGACGCCCACATCCGACGAGCCTCGTCCTCCACCGTCTGCGCGTGCACATCAAAACGGCCCGCCATCGAACGCATCGCGTCCGGATCAGTCATAAAACGTGTTGCCATGGTTCTCTCCCTCTTGCTTCGTCAATTCGTTGTGGTAGCCGGGCGCCGACCCGGCAGACACGTGTGTGTTCAGGCCCCTTCCGCTACCCGCCAGCCGGCGAACGGGGCATAACCTTGGGGGCCTTGGCGGCCATCGCGCCCATTCCGCGTCCGGCCATCGCGCCCATCATGGCGTGGCCGAACGGGCCGCCCGGCAGTCCTCCCGACATGGTCTGGACCGGGGCGCTGACCGTGGTGGCGGGAAGTACCGGAGCGGCGCGGACCATACCGTCGGCGGCCATCGACCAGGCCTGCGGAACCTTCAGCGCGCCCATCGAGGCGGCTTGACCGAGCTTGGCGGAGATGGCGTTAGTGGCCGAGCTGAAGTGGCCGGCCAGCACGCCGACCGCGCCTTGCAGCTTGTCGTTGACGAAGTCGCCGATCTGGGTCATCAGGGTGCCGGCGCCCCCGGCGGCCGACTGTCCGGCCAACGCACCTGTCGCTCCGGCCGCTCCGCCCATTCGGGCGAACTGCATCAGCATCGGTAGCAGCCTCACCAACATCATCGCGGGCATGCTCGCCGAACTGATTGGCGACAGCGCCGAGCTGATGGTGGTGGCTGCCGCCTTCTCGCCGAGCATCGTCGACGGAAGGCCAACCGCGTCGAGCAATCCGCCGATGGTGGCGAAGTCATAACCTGACGGCCCGTTGCCAGGCGGGGTGATGACCGGACCGCCATCGGCCGATCCCGGCGTCCCCTGCGCCGTCGCCTGAGCAGACTGCGGCGGTGTCGACACCTGCTGCAGCGCGTTGTTGTTAGCCTCCGCAGACCCGCTGTAGGTGTCCATCGCGGCGCCGTCGGTCGCCCACATCACTTCGTACTGGTGCTCAGTCGCCTGGATCAGGGGGGTGTTCTGGCCAAAGAAGTTGGTGGAGATCAGCGCCAGCAGCATCGCGCGGTTCGCCGCGATCACCGCGGGCGGCACCGACGCGGCCCGCGCCGCCTCGAACAGCGCGGCCGCCTGGGTGGCCAGCGCAGCGTTGTTGGCGGCGGTCGCCGAAGCCTGCTCCAGCCAAGCCACATACGGCGCGGTCGAGGCGGTCGCCGCTGCCGAGCCGGCCCCAGTCCAGGTCGAGTCCAGATTGGCAATCACCGAATGCGTCGCTGTCGCCGATGTCATCAACTCGCTCGACAGCTGAGCCCACGCCGCCGCGGCTTCCAGCAGGGGGCTCGAACCGGGCCCGGTATATATAAGCCCAGAGTTGATCTCGGGCGGAAAGATACTGAAACTCATTGAGGCGCCCCGCTTCAGCCAGCAGCCGCGGCGTTGACAGCCTCGGTGAGGGCGTAAGCGTTCGCGTTGCTACCCAAAGTGGCCACGATCTGCTGGTGCACCGCCGCCGCCTGGGCACTGACCTCCTGGAACAGGGATCCATGGACCGAGAACTGGGCAGCGGTCATCGCCGACACCAAGTCCGCGGCAGGCGCGGTCACACCAGTGGTAGGAGCAGCAGCGGCGGTGACCCCCGCGGTCATCGAGTCGCCGATTCCGGAAAGGCTTCCGGCGGCCGCCGTCAGAATCTCTGGCTGAGCGGTTACGAACGACATTGTTCCTCCTGGGGGGTCGTGCAAGCGTCTCGGGGAAGTGTTGGGTACGCGAAGTCTGCGTCAATACTTGACGTAGGTCACTCTAGCGGACAGTTGTAATAACGGTCTGATAAAGCTGGGGCGCCCGAGACGAACGACAACTCGCGGCCCGAGCACCACGGAACCCTGGAAGCACGAGTTGAAACGTTCACCGAGCAGACGACCTCTCTTGACTCTGGGGCAGGTAGCTGCGGCGGCCGTAGCAGGAAACATCCCACTGCGGCCGGATGCAGAACGTAACACCGGCGCGACCTCGGGGCACAGCAGCGCGACAAACATTCAGTAAAGGTTTGGGATCTGGTCAGACAACGCTGAATTCACTTAGCCAAGGCGCGGGATTCGACGCGTTCTACCGCACTAAACCGGGCCTGGAGGCGGGTGCCGGTATGCGAAGCTAAGGTGCCCCGATCGGTCGGCGGGCCACCATCAAACTACGGACAACTCCACGGAGCGTGCGATGACCTTCAACGAGGGTATGCAGATCGATACCAGCACCACCTCCTCGGGCGGCGGTGGCCGTGGGATTGCGATCGGCGGCGGGGTTGCCGGGTTGGTGATCCTGGTGGTGGCGCTGCTCTTGGGGGCCGATCCCGGCGAGGTGCTCAGCCAGCAGCCCGTGGACCAGGGCCAGTACACGGCGCCGGGCTTCGACCTCGCCAAGTGCCGCACCGGCCAGGACGCCAATAAGTATGTGCAGTGCCGGGTGGTCGCCACGGCCAACTCGGTGGACGCGGTGTGGTCGGACCTGCTGCGGGGCTACACGCGTCCGCGCGTGCAGCTGTTCAGCGGACAGACGTCCACCGCTTGTGGGGCGGCCACCAGCGCGGTCGGACCGTTTTACTGCCCCGCGGACCAGACCGCCTACTTCGATACCGACTTCTTCAAGGTGCTCGTCGACCGGTTCGGCTCGAGCAGCGGGCCGCTGGCACAGGAGTATGTGGTCGCCCACGAGTTCGGCCACCACGTGCAGAATCTGCTCGGCGTGCTGGGCCGAGCCCAAACCGGTGCGCAGGGCGCGACCGGCGCCGGGGTTCGCACCGAGTTGCAGGCCGACTGCTACGCCGGGGTGTGGGCGCATTACGCATCGGTGACCAAGCAGGAGGGCACCGGGGTGCCGTTCCTGCAGCCGCTGACCGACCAAGACATCAGCGATGCGTTGTCCGCGGCGTCGTCGGTGGGTGACGACCGCATTCAGCAGGCCGCCACCGGCCGGGTCAATCCGGAGTCGTGGACCCACGGCGCGTCGGCCCAGCGCCAGCACTGGTTCACCGTCGGCTATCAGAGCGGCGACCCCAACCAGTGCGACACCTTCGCCGCCAGCAACTTGGGCTAGCCCGGGGTCAAAGCGAGAGGAGCCCGCGCAGCTCGGCCCGGTCCGCCTCGTCGAGCGGCAGCAGCGGGCGACGCGGTTCCCCGGCCGGCACCCCGAGCATCTCTAGGCCGGCTTTGACGGTGGTGGGCAGCCCGCCGGCCACGATGAACTCCAGCAGCGGCTTGAGGTCCTCGTAGCACGCCTGGGCCTTGTCCAATTCCCCGGCGGTGACCGCGGTGTAGAGGTCCAGGCAAGGCTGCGGACGCAGGTTGGGCGCCGCGGTGCACCAGCCGGCCGCCCCGGCACGCAGCGCGTCGAGCACCAGCGGATTGCTGCCGTTGAAGAACGGCAGGCGCCCATCGGACAGCGTGGCGATCCGCAGCATCCGGCTCAGATCGCCGGTGGACTCCTTGACCATGGTCACGTGCTCGATGCCCTCGAACATGGCCACCAGCAGCTCTGGACTCATGTCGATCCCGGAGGTCGCCGGATTGTTGTAGGCCACGATGTCGATGTCGATGGCATCGGAGACGGCCCGGTAGTGCGCGGCGATCTCGCGTTCAGACAGTTTCCAGTACGACACCGGGGAGACCATCACCGCGTCGGCGCCGGCCTGCGCGGCATAGCGAGCGCGGCGCACGGTACGCGCGGTGGTCAGATCCGAGACCCCGACCAGCACCGGCACGCGTCCGGCGACCGCGGCGATCGAGGCGTCGACGCAGGTGTCGAATTCGTCTTCGTCGAGGTAGGCGAGTTCACCGGTGCTGCCCAGCGGGGCGATGGCGTGCACCCCGGCCTCGATGAGCCGGTTGATGACGGTAGTCAGGACCGCGGTGTCGATTCCGCCGTCGCGGAACGGGGTCACCGGGTAGCCGATGACGCCATATAACTGTGTTGCCACGAGGGACTCCTTGCTTATCGGGTGATCGCGTCGCTTATCGGGTGATCGCGTCGGGGTGACCGGCGAGGGCGCGGCGGGCGTAGTAGGCGAAGTTCGCCTGGCTGCGATTGGGCAGCAAGGTCCAGTCGTGGGCCTCTCGGGCCAGCTTCTCCGGGAGTTCTTTGATAGTCCCGGCGGCCATGGCGGCCAGCTGCAACGCGGCGGCACGCTCGATCAGCACCGCCAGCGAGCACGCCTCCTCCACACTGGCGCCGGCCACGATCTGACCGTGGTGCGCCAGCAGGATCGCCTTCTTGTCGCCAATGGCCTCAGAAATGATCTCGCCCTCCTCGTTTCCGACCGGGACCCCCGGCCACAGCGGCAGGAAGGCACAGTCGCCATAGAGCGGTGTGGTGTCCATGTGCGAAACGATCAACGGGGTCTCCAGCATGGACAGCGCGGCAACATGAAAAGGGTGGGTGTGCACTATGCACTGGACATCGGGGCGGGCCCGGTAGATCCAGCTGTGGAATCGGTTGGCGGGGTTGGCCATCCCCTCCCCCTCGATGACGTTGAGGTCTTCGTCGACGAGCAGGAGATTGGTGTCGGTGATCTCGTCGAAACCGAGGCCGAGCCGTTGGGTGTAGTAGGTCCCAGGCGCCTCAGCACGGGCGGTGATCTGTCCGGCCAGGCCGGAGTCATGACCACGGTCGGACAACGCCCGGCAAGTCAGCGCCAATTTCTGGCGAGTAGACCACTGAGTTCCGGTGAAGTTCTCCGCGAAGCGGTGCTCCGCGCGTTGCATCAGGTCGGATTTGGAATCGTCGAACGTGGTGCCCATGGCAGCTCCTCGGTGACGGCGGTAGATGACACGACCCTAACCGATAGGACACCTTGTGTCATCTCCTGTGTCATCATGGACGCATGACAGAACTGCTGCGCGCCGTCCGCAAGCAGCGCGGCCTCACCCTCGAAGGCCTCGCCGAGCGGACCGGGCTGACCAAGAGCTACCTGTCCAAAATCGAACGCAGTCGCAGCACGCCGTCCATCGCGGTGGCCATCAAGGTGGCGCAGGCCCTCGATGTCGACGTGGCCCAACTGTTCTCCGAGCGGGGCGACGAGGACAAGATCGCCGTGGACCGCGCTGCGGACCGCAACGCGGATCGACAGCGCTACCGGGCCATGGCCGCGGGCATGCTGGGAAAGACGATGTCCCCGTTCGTGGTTCGTCCCACCGGGCATGCCGGCCGCCGCGAGAATGGTGAAGATGGTGAAGCCCACCCGCTGCACCCGGCTCATGAAGGCCAGGAGTTCGTGTTCGTGCACGCCGGGACCGTCGAATTGGAGTACGGCGATGCCGCGTTGACGCTGAACGCAGGTGACAGCGCCTACTTCGACGCCTCGATCAGCCACCGCCTCCGCTCGGTGGGCTCGGGGCCCGCCGAAGTCGTCGTTGTCGCCGCCGACGTCGCCGGCGGTGCGCAGTGAACACCGAGCTGCTGTTCTCCTACGGCACCCTGCAGCTACCAGAAGTGCAACGCAGCACGTTCGGGCGCGAACCCGATGGCCGGCCCGACGCGATCATCGGCTACGACCTGGACTACGTGACGATCACCGATCCCCACGTGGTGGCAGTCAGCGGCGCCGACCGTCATCCGATCCTGCGCCCGTCGGACACACCTGACGCCGCTGTCCCCGGCACGGTGTTCGCGATCAGCACCGCCGAACTGGCGGCCGCTGACGAGTACGAGGTCGACGCCTACCGGCGGATCTCGGTGCCACTGCGCTCAGGTGCGCAAGCCTGGGTGTACGTGTTCGCCGGCTGAGCCGGGCCCGTCACCAGGGCCGGGTAGCGCAGGACACCCCACTGCCGCCCTGCTGCGTCACCACCACTTCGCCGTCGACGGCGATCTCGCAGTGGAACTCCGGGTTGATTCGCAAGCCACCGCTCGCGGTGACCAACGCCCACTGACTGGGATCGGCCAGCGTGGTGGTGTAGACCACCGGCTGTCCCCCGCCGATCGGCACCCGAACCGTCTCGAGGTACTCCGAGGAGTTTGCGTTGTAGGCGGCCATGCTGGGCGGGTCGGTCTTGATGTAGGAGATGTTGCCGGTCAGGTCACTGGTGGCGGTGATCGTGTAGGTGACCTCGTGGCCACCGGTTGTGCTCTTCTTCGGGGCGTCGGCCGACGGTTCGGTCGCGTTCTCGGTCGGAGTGGGCGTCGGCGACGGCGCTGCATTCTCGGTGGGCGATGCCGCCGGGTTCTCAGTCGGCGAGGCTGGGCTGTTCTCGGGGTCCGCAAGTGACGTCGCATGGCTGGCTGCCATTCCGGCGGCTGCCATCAGCACCACCGTCCCGAACTTGACTGTCACATTCCGCATGATCGTCATACCGCGCCACGCTACCGTGTGTTGCCGACTGTCGGGTTCCGTCACGCCCCGAGGCGCTGCGCTTGCATTAAGTCGACATTCGCCTCAGTCCAGGTACAACCAGCGACCTGTAGCGCTGCCCGGACCCGCATGAGAACCACGTTCGGCCGATACCGAAGCAGGTCACTACTAACCCGGACAATCACCCAGCCGCGCGCGGCCAACTCGGCATAGCGGTCGATGTCAGCGGTACGCTGCCGCGGATCGGTCCAGTGCTGCGCACCGTCGAACTCCACGCCCACCCGGTATTCGGGCCAGCCCATGTCAATGCGGGCAAACGGACGCCCGAAGCCATCTCGCACAACGATCTGGGTCACCGGACACGGCAGTCCGCCGCGAATCAGCAACAGCCGTGTCTTGGTTTCCTGCGGGGATTCTGCGCCGCCGTCCATCAACCTGATCGCACGCCGTAGCTGTACCAGACCGCGAACACCCCGATGGCGTTCGGCCACCTCAGATACGTCGTCCGCGACAAGCCCTGTGGCATGCGCCAGGGAATCGAGTCGGATTATGGCACCGGTCAGGCCTCCCCTGCGCCCAAGATCGAAGGCAGTCCGGGCGGCCGTGGTGGTCGGTATCCCTCGGATGAGGCATGTTTCGTCCGCTTCCAGCCGCTCGCGATAGATCGCAATCCCATCGGCGTCGCCAGCAGCCTTGCGGTTCAGCTCGGCCGGCGACCGCGCATCAATCCATCGTGATCCGTGCAGCGCCGCTGCGGACAACCCGGCCACTGTCGCGGTCCTGCCCGACCACAGCCAACCGGCCACTGCACGGGTGACGGGGGTGAGTTCTACGCCGTTGGGCAGATAGACGTTGCGGTAGATCTGCCGATGCCGACTGCGTAACGTCCGCCTGCTCACGCTGCCCGCTGCCAACGCCTCAGACCCGAGGAAGGGCCACGTCGAATCGGGGGTGGGCGTCGGCATGAAAATCACACTGCCGTCCCAAGCCGTCACCCGAGTGCCGAGCGTCGGCTTTTGTCACGCGTTCTGTGGATAACCGCGCACTAAGGCGACATTCGCCGCAGTACCTCGGCCACCACGTCGTCAATCGGCACGTCGACCTGTTCGCCGGTGCCCAGGTTCTTGACGCCGACAGTGCCGGCCTCCAAGTCGCGGTCGCCCGCGACCAGGGCGATGACGGCTCCGGAACGGTCGGCGGCGCGCATCGCGCCCTTGAGCCCGCGGTCCCCGTAAGCCAGGTCCACGCGCACGCCGGCCGCCCGCAACTGCGCGGCGATAACGGCCAGCCGCAGCTTGGCCGCCTCGGAAAGGCCCACCCCGAACACGTCGCATCGGCTGGTCTGGCCCACGGTCTTGCCCTCGGCGGCCAGCGCGAGCAGGGTACGGTCCACGCCGAGACCGAAGCCGATCCCGGACAGGTCCTGACCACCGAGCTGACGCATGAGCCCGTCGTACCGGCCTCCGCCACCGATCCCGGACTGCGCACCCAACCCGTCGTGCACGAATTCGAAGGTGGTCTTGGTGTAGTAGTCCAGGCCGCGCACCATGCGCGGGTTGACCACGTACGGCACCCCGAGTGCATCCAGGTGTGCCAGCACGGTGTCGAAGTGCGTCCGGGCGGCTTCGGAGAGATGATCGAGCATGACCGGGGCATCAGCGGTCATCTCACGCACGTGCGGACGCTTATCGTCGAGCACCCGCAGCGGATTGAGCTGCGCGCGCTGGCGGGTCTCCTCGTCAAGGTCGAGCCCGAACAGGAACTGCTGCAGCAACTCTCGATAGGCGGGGCGGCAGGTGTCGTCGCCCAACGAGGTGATCTCCAGCCGGAAACCCTCCAGCCCCACGGAGCGAAAGCCCGCATCGGCGACCGCGATCACCTCGGCGTCCAGCGCGGGATCGTCCACCCCGATCGCCTCGACCCCAACCTGCTGCAGCTGCCGGTAACGGCCGGCCTGCGGGCGCTCGTAACGGAAGAACGGCCCCGAATAGCAGAGCTTGGCCGGCAGCTGACCGCGGTCCAGGCCGTGTTCGATCACCGCGCGCATCACGCCTGCGGTGCCCTCGGGCCGCAGGGTGACCGAACGGTCGCCGCGGTCGGCAAACGTGTACATCTCCTTGGAGACCACGTCGGTGGACTCCCCCACCCCGCGTGCGAACAGTGCGGTGTCCTCGAAGATCGGCAGCTCGATGTCGCCGTACCCGGCGCGGCGAGCGACCGCCAGCAGTCCGTCGCGGACGGCGACGAAGCCGGCCGAAGAGACTGGCGGTACGCCAGGAATGTAGTCGGGCACCCCTTTGGGTGCGGTAAACGTGCTCACGCACTGAGCCCTTCTAGGAACGGGTTGTAACGGCGCTCGGCGCCGATGGTGGTCTTAGGGCCGTGGCCGGGTAGCACCACGGTCGCGTCGTCAAGGCAGAGCAGTTTGTCGACGATCGAGGTCAACAGGTCCCGGCCGCTGCCCCCGGGCAGGTCGGTGCGGCCGACCGAGTTCTGAAACAAGGTGTCCCCGCTGAACACCACCTCGGCAGCGTCACCTTCGACCCGGAACACCACCGAACCGCGGGTGTGGCCGGGGGTGTGGTCGACGGTGACCGTGGTGTCGCCCAAGCCGATCTTGTCGCCGTCGCGGTCCAGTTCGATCAGCTGCTTGGGCTCGGAGAACATCGCCTTGCTCAACACCCCGAACAACGCCTGCCCCGGGACGGTGCCCAGTGAGCGCAGCGGGTCGGTAAGCATGAATCGGTCCTCGGGGTGAATGTAGGTGGGACAGCCGTAGGTGTCGGAGACCTTCTGCGCCGACCAGATGTGGTCGATGTGGCCGTGCGTGAGCAGCACCGCCGACGGCGTCAGCCGATTCTCGTCGAGCACACGCCGCAGCCGGGCCATCGCGCGCTGGCCGGGATCGACGACGATCGCGTCCGAGCCCTGCCGTTGCGCCAACACGTAACAGTTGCACGCCAGCATTCCAGCGGGGAATCCGGTGACCAACACGCCGACCAGTTTCCCATTGCACGCCGGGTCGGCGGTGACGCGGGCGGTGCAGGCCCGCTCTGGCAGACTTGAGGGCCGACTCAGTCAGCGAGCCAGGAGGTTACCCCCGGTGCCCACGAACTCAGAGCGGCGTGCCGCCGCCAAGCGCAATCTGGACCGACAGGTGCAGCAGCGTGCCGAGGCAGCCCGCAAGCAGCGCCGGTCACTGATGATCGTCGGCGCCGTGGCGGCGGTGTTGCTGATCGCCGGGGTGGTGTTCGTGGTGCTGCGCGACAACGATCCGGGCAATGTCAACGCGAGTGGTTCGTCGGGTTCGAACACATCGGAGTCCGCGGACTCCGCTGACGCTTCCGGGGCGCCCGCCGCCAGCGCCGGGCAGCTACCGAAGTTCACCGCATCGCCTCAGCTGGGCGCCGACTGCCAGTACCCGAAGGCGCGTCCGGCCACCAAGGCCGTCGAGCCGCCGCGGTCCGGCAAGGTCCCGACCGACCCGGCCGAGGTCAGCGTGTCGATGATGACCGACCAGGGCCCCATCGGTTTGATGCTCAACAACGGCCAATCCCCTTGCACCGTCAACAGCTTCATCAGCCTGGCGGCCAAGGACTTCTTCTCCGGTACCCAGTGCCACCGGCTGACCACATCGCCGATGCTCAGCGTGCTGCAATGCGGCGACCCCGCCGGCGACGGCACCGGCGGCCCGGGCTATGAGTTCGACAACGAGTACCCCACCGACCAGTACTCCTTGGGTGACCCCGCGGCCCAGCAGCCGGTCACCTACCCGCGCGGCACCGTGGCGATGGCCAACGCCGGGCCCGGGACCAACGGCAGCCAGTTCTTCCTGGTCTACAAGGATTCGATGCTGCCGCCGCAGTACACGGTGTTCGGCAAGATTCAGGACGACGGCCTGGCCACCCTGGACAAGATCGCCGCGGCGGGTGTGCAGGGCGGCGGCGACGACGGTTCGCCGGTCACCAAGGTGACCGTCAAGTCGGTGCGCGCCGACTAGCGGGAGCCGTCAGGCCGCCGACGTCACCCGGTAGACGTCGTAGACGCCCTCGACGTTGCGGACCACGTTGAGCAGGTGGCCAAGATGCTTCGGGTCGCCCATCTCGAAGGTGAACCGGCTGATCGCCACCCGGTCTCGTGAGGTCGTGACCGAGGCCGACAAGATGTTGACCTTCTCGTCGGCGAGCACCTTGGTGATGTCCGACAGCAGCCGGTGCCGATCCAGCGCCTCGACCTGAATGGCGACCAGGAACACCGATGACGGCGACGGCGCCCACTTGACCTCGATGATCCGCTCGTCCTGCTGGCGCAGCGCGTCGGCATTGGTGCAGTCGGTGCGGTGTACCGACACCCCGCCGCCACGGGTGACGAAACCCATGATCTCGTCGCCGGGCACCGGGGTGCAGCACTTGGCCAGTTTCGTCAACACCCCGGTGGCGCCGGGAACCGCGACGCCGACGTCGTCGGTGTGGCGTTCGCGACGCGGGATGGTCAGCGGCGTGGAGCGCTCGGCCAGGTCGTCCTCGGCCTGGTCCACCCCGCCGAGCTGGGCCACCAGCCGTTGCACGACGTGATGCGCCGAGATGTGGTTCTCGCCGACGGCGGTGTAGAGCGCGGAAACATCGGTGTAGTGCAGTTCGCGGGCCACCGCCGCCATCGACTCGCCGTTGACCAGTCGTTGCAGCGGCAATCCCGCCCGACGCACCTCGCGGGCCATCGCGTCCTTGCCGGACTCCAGGGCCTCCTCGCGGCGCTCCTTGGCGAACCACTGCCGGATCTTGGCCTTGGCTCGCGGCGACACCACGAACTGTTGCCAGTCCCGCGACGGCCCGGCGTTCTGCGCTTTCGAGGTGAAAACCTCGACCACTTCGCCGTTTTCGAGCTTGCGCTCCAGCGCCACCAGCCGGCCGTTGACCCGGGCGCCGATACATCGGTGTCCGACTTCGGTGTGCACGGCGTAGGCGAAGTCCACGGGTGTGGAACCGGTGGGCAGTGTGATCACGTCGCCCTTGGGCGTGAACACGAAGATCTCTTTGACGGCCAGGTCGTAGCGCAGCGACTCGAGGAATTCTCCCGGATCGGCGGCCTCCCGCTGCCAGTCCAACAGCTGGCGCATCCAGGCCATGTCGTCGATCTCGGCGGCGGTGTTGAGGTGCGGAACACCGTTGCGGCCCTTGGCTTCCTTGTAGCGCCAGTGCGCGGCGATGCCGTACTCCGCGGTGCGGTGCATCTCCCGGGTGCGAATCTGGATCTCCAGAGGTTTGCCCTCTGGGCCGATCACGGTGGTGTGCAGCGATTGGTAGACCCCGTAGCGGGGCTGAGCGATGTAGTCCTTGAACCTGCCGGCCATCGGCTGCCACAGCGAGTGCACGACACCGACCGCCGCGTAGCAGTCCCGGATCTCGTCGCAGAGGATCCGCAGTCCCACCAGGTCGTAGATATCGTCGAAGTCGCGACCACGCACGATCATCTTCTGATAGATCGACCAGTAGTGCTTGGGTCGGCCTTCGACGGTGGCGGTGATCTTCGACTTCGCGAGGGTGTTGACGATCTCGGCGCGCACCTTGGCCAGGTAGGTATCGCGGGACGGGGCGCGGTCGGCCACCAGCCGCACGATCTCCTCGTAGCGTTTGGGGTGCAGGATCGCGAACGACAGATCCTCAAGCTCCCACTTCACGGTGGCCATACCCAGCCGATGCGCCAGTGGCGCAATCACTTCCAGCGTCTCGCGTGCTTTGCGGGCTTGCTTTTCGGGCGCCAGGAAGCGGATGGTGCGCATGTTGTGCAACCGGTCGGCGACCTTGATCACCAGCACCCGGGGGTCGCGCGCCATCGCGATGACCATCTTGCGGATGGTCTCGGCCTCGGCCGCGGTGCCCAATACCACTTTGTCCAGCTTGGTCACCCCGTCGACCAGGTGGGCGACCTCGTCACCGAATTCGGCGGCCAGCGCGGTCAGGGTGTACCCGGTGTCCTCGACGGTGTCGTGCAACAGTGCGGCCACCAACGTGATGGTGTCCATGCCCAACTCGGCCAGGATGGTGGCAACAGCCACGGGGTGGGTGATGTAGGGATCCCCCGAATGGCGCAGCTGGGTGGCGTGGCGCTGCTCGGCTACCTCATAGGCGCGTTGCAGCAGCGCCAGATTGGCCTTCGGGTAGTACTGCCGGTGCACCGCCACCAGCGGCTCCAGCACCGGGCTCAATGCACCACGTTGGGCGGTGATGCGCCGGGCAATCCGGGCCCGGACCCGCCGCGACGCACTGGTCGGGACCTTCAGCAGATCGGTGCGCTCGGACGGCGAGTCCTGGGCGACCGCCTCCGACACCGCCACCGGCTGGCCGGCGTCAGTGCTGAACCGCTCGGGGCCTGAGCCCTGCTCTAAGCCTTGTTCAGGGCCCACTGTGCTCACCTCCGACCACGAGAATATCGACTAAATCAGGTGCAGGCTGTGCAGCTGCAACGGTGCCACGGCGGCACGTCCGCCCAGCCCCGCCAGCTCCAGCACCACCGCAGCCGCAACCACCTCGGCCCCTGCACCATCCAACAATCGCCGCGTTGCGGCCAGGGTACCGCCGGTGGCCAGCACGTCGTCGAGGATTACCACCCGGCGCCCGGCCAACTCGACTCCGTCGGCCGGAATCTCCAGCACCGCAGTTCCGTACTCGAGCTGATAGCGCTCCGAGAGCACCGGCGGCGGCAGCTTGCCGCCCTTGCGGACTGCCAGCGCGCCCACCCCGAGCCGGTCGGCGACCGCCCCGGCCAGCAGAAACCCACGT includes these proteins:
- a CDS encoding WXG100 family type VII secretion target; translated protein: MSINYQFGDVDAHGALIRAQAASLEAEHQAIVHDVLAAGDFWGGAGSVACQEFVAQLGRNFAVIYEQANSHGQKVQSAGNNMANTDASVGSSWA
- a CDS encoding WXG100 family type VII secretion target, giving the protein MATRFMTDPDAMRSMAGRFDVHAQTVEDEARRMWASSTNISGAGWGGLAERTSMDTMGQMQTAFRNIVNMLHGVRDGLIRDANHYEQQEAASQQILSS
- a CDS encoding PPE family protein, producing MSFSIFPPEINSGLIYTGPGSSPLLEAAAAWAQLSSELMTSATATHSVIANLDSTWTGAGSAAATASTAPYVAWLEQASATAANNAALATQAAALFEAARAASVPPAVIAANRAMLLALISTNFFGQNTPLIQATEHQYEVMWATDGAAMDTYSGSAEANNNALQQVSTPPQSAQATAQGTPGSADGGPVITPPGNGPSGYDFATIGGLLDAVGLPSTMLGEKAAATTISSALSPISSASMPAMMLVRLLPMLMQFARMGGAAGATGALAGQSAAGGAGTLMTQIGDFVNDKLQGAVGVLAGHFSSATNAISAKLGQAASMGALKVPQAWSMAADGMVRAAPVLPATTVSAPVQTMSGGLPGGPFGHAMMGAMAGRGMGAMAAKAPKVMPRSPAGG
- a CDS encoding PE family protein, with product MSFVTAQPEILTAAAGSLSGIGDSMTAGVTAAAAPTTGVTAPAADLVSAMTAAQFSVHGSLFQEVSAQAAAVHQQIVATLGSNANAYALTEAVNAAAAG
- the ypfJ gene encoding KPN_02809 family neutral zinc metallopeptidase; its protein translation is MTFNEGMQIDTSTTSSGGGGRGIAIGGGVAGLVILVVALLLGADPGEVLSQQPVDQGQYTAPGFDLAKCRTGQDANKYVQCRVVATANSVDAVWSDLLRGYTRPRVQLFSGQTSTACGAATSAVGPFYCPADQTAYFDTDFFKVLVDRFGSSSGPLAQEYVVAHEFGHHVQNLLGVLGRAQTGAQGATGAGVRTELQADCYAGVWAHYASVTKQEGTGVPFLQPLTDQDISDALSAASSVGDDRIQQAATGRVNPESWTHGASAQRQHWFTVGYQSGDPNQCDTFAASNLG
- a CDS encoding dihydrodipicolinate synthase family protein translates to MATQLYGVIGYPVTPFRDGGIDTAVLTTVINRLIEAGVHAIAPLGSTGELAYLDEDEFDTCVDASIAAVAGRVPVLVGVSDLTTARTVRRARYAAQAGADAVMVSPVSYWKLSEREIAAHYRAVSDAIDIDIVAYNNPATSGIDMSPELLVAMFEGIEHVTMVKESTGDLSRMLRIATLSDGRLPFFNGSNPLVLDALRAGAAGWCTAAPNLRPQPCLDLYTAVTAGELDKAQACYEDLKPLLEFIVAGGLPTTVKAGLEMLGVPAGEPRRPLLPLDEADRAELRGLLSL
- a CDS encoding aldolase; translated protein: MGTTFDDSKSDLMQRAEHRFAENFTGTQWSTRQKLALTCRALSDRGHDSGLAGQITARAEAPGTYYTQRLGLGFDEITDTNLLLVDEDLNVIEGEGMANPANRFHSWIYRARPDVQCIVHTHPFHVAALSMLETPLIVSHMDTTPLYGDCAFLPLWPGVPVGNEEGEIISEAIGDKKAILLAHHGQIVAGASVEEACSLAVLIERAAALQLAAMAAGTIKELPEKLAREAHDWTLLPNRSQANFAYYARRALAGHPDAITR
- a CDS encoding helix-turn-helix domain-containing protein, whose protein sequence is MTELLRAVRKQRGLTLEGLAERTGLTKSYLSKIERSRSTPSIAVAIKVAQALDVDVAQLFSERGDEDKIAVDRAADRNADRQRYRAMAAGMLGKTMSPFVVRPTGHAGRRENGEDGEAHPLHPAHEGQEFVFVHAGTVELEYGDAALTLNAGDSAYFDASISHRLRSVGSGPAEVVVVAADVAGGAQ
- a CDS encoding gamma-glutamylcyclotransferase family protein, coding for MNTELLFSYGTLQLPEVQRSTFGREPDGRPDAIIGYDLDYVTITDPHVVAVSGADRHPILRPSDTPDAAVPGTVFAISTAELAAADEYEVDAYRRISVPLRSGAQAWVYVFAG